A window of Ruminococcus champanellensis 18P13 = JCM 17042 contains these coding sequences:
- a CDS encoding DUF4430 domain-containing protein produces the protein MKTKQIGIGFCVIGVALCVVPWIVHNVQTPAEYYGASSGEDTGLHASISIDCSRVYGAWDQLDPALQAGGYFPENGQILPEEQVSFSDGDTVFDVLQQVTRHHQIQMEYQSTGASDVYVQGISYLYEFSCGAQSGWIYLVNGKAADRGCGAYVLSDGDVIEWRYIVSEAQWQEAGI, from the coding sequence ATGAAAACGAAACAAATTGGGATCGGTTTTTGCGTGATTGGTGTCGCCCTGTGCGTGGTACCGTGGATCGTACACAATGTGCAGACTCCGGCAGAGTATTACGGTGCATCCTCCGGTGAGGACACAGGGCTGCATGCCTCCATCTCCATTGATTGCAGCCGGGTATACGGGGCTTGGGATCAGCTGGATCCGGCACTGCAAGCCGGCGGCTATTTTCCGGAAAACGGGCAGATCCTGCCGGAGGAGCAGGTTTCCTTTTCGGATGGGGATACGGTGTTTGATGTGTTACAACAGGTGACCCGGCACCACCAGATTCAGATGGAGTATCAAAGCACCGGCGCATCTGATGTGTACGTACAGGGCATCAGCTACTTATATGAGTTCTCCTGCGGTGCCCAGAGCGGCTGGATCTATCTGGTCAACGGCAAGGCGGCGGATCGGGGATGCGGTGCCTATGTGTTGTCCGACGGAGATGTGATCGAATGGCGGTACATCGTTTCCGAAGCCCAGTGGCAGGAGGCTGGCATATGA
- a CDS encoding prenyltransferase/squalene oxidase repeat-containing protein, with protein sequence MRKGILIAGISAALLLGMPRFVCGASYEQELSDAAAWHRQHEQDKPGASETDWFTFAVERAPSLQEQGDPAALEAYVAQKYQTAQKLSPAKATEWHRISLTLRAMGVDPAGCADGTIDLIADGTYNRGNTAALDRQGLTGWIWALITLHSGAYAVPANAHDTEADMIRQLLSRQLPDGGFALAGTSGDVDVTASVVAALAPLYEADRVYTYTRRSDGAACAVTIRQVVDACMELLSERQLESGGFASYGTENAESAAQVILALLSLGRDPRLDAAFQAGGHSPVDALLAYRRQDGGFAHIASQTGSNVIATNQCMLALAGLQRLDAGMQSVYELTDVPLRQEPEHTAPPTVTESIGTDAPEPEETMPPEETDIPAQTSDDAEETTAVQTTARTESVGGTVTAYTQTQVVNTGTGIRTAPAEATEQSHPAVTCSWWVLGLVCMALGGCMLWEKKE encoded by the coding sequence ATGCGTAAAGGGATACTGATCGCAGGCATATCAGCAGCGTTGCTGCTTGGTATGCCTCGCTTCGTTTGTGGGGCTTCTTACGAGCAGGAGCTGTCCGATGCAGCCGCATGGCACCGACAGCATGAGCAGGACAAACCGGGTGCTTCGGAGACGGATTGGTTCACCTTTGCAGTGGAGCGTGCGCCATCCTTACAGGAACAGGGGGATCCGGCAGCCCTGGAAGCCTATGTGGCACAAAAGTATCAGACCGCCCAAAAGCTGAGCCCTGCTAAGGCAACCGAATGGCACCGGATCTCTCTGACTCTCCGGGCTATGGGAGTGGATCCTGCCGGATGTGCAGATGGAACGATTGACCTCATCGCCGACGGCACATACAACCGGGGCAACACCGCTGCTTTGGATCGGCAGGGGTTGACCGGTTGGATCTGGGCGCTGATTACCCTGCACAGTGGAGCGTATGCAGTGCCTGCCAATGCGCACGACACGGAGGCGGACATGATCCGGCAGCTTTTGTCCAGGCAGTTGCCGGATGGTGGCTTTGCCCTTGCGGGCACCAGTGGAGATGTGGATGTGACCGCTTCTGTTGTGGCGGCTCTGGCGCCTTTGTATGAGGCGGACAGGGTGTATACCTATACCCGGCGCTCTGATGGGGCTGCATGCGCTGTCACCATCCGGCAGGTGGTGGATGCCTGCATGGAACTGCTGTCTGAACGGCAGTTGGAAAGCGGCGGCTTTGCAAGCTACGGCACGGAAAATGCGGAAAGCGCAGCCCAGGTGATCCTGGCGTTGCTGAGTCTTGGACGGGATCCCCGGCTGGATGCTGCATTTCAGGCAGGGGGGCATAGTCCGGTGGATGCCCTGTTGGCATATCGGCGGCAGGACGGAGGCTTTGCCCACATTGCTTCCCAGACTGGCAGCAATGTGATCGCCACCAACCAGTGCATGCTGGCGCTGGCAGGGTTGCAGCGGCTGGATGCGGGTATGCAGTCTGTGTATGAGTTGACGGATGTGCCCCTGCGTCAAGAGCCGGAGCATACGGCTCCGCCGACGGTCACAGAGTCCATCGGGACGGATGCACCAGAACCGGAGGAAACCATGCCGCCGGAGGAAACGGATATCCCGGCACAGACCTCCGATGATGCAGAAGAAACCACTGCCGTGCAGACAACCGCCAGAACGGAGTCGGTCGGCGGAACCGTGACAGCATATACCCAGACACAAGTCGTCAATACAGGTACCGGTATCCGCACTGCCCCTGCGGAAGCAACAGAGCAGTCCCATCCGGCAGTCACCTGTTCCTGGTGGGTGCTTGGACTTGTCTGCATGGCACTGGGAGGCTGCATGCTGTGGGAGAAAAAAGAATGA
- a CDS encoding oligosaccharide flippase family protein — protein sequence MSKGSVGRDTCFLSVMQLLLQALGLMLNVFLTRRIGPSQVGVVTLISTFFGLCAVLASGNGFVSTSRFVSEEIGRSSGNPERVLRYAGICSLLLSLLVGGSVFVLAPWLAERFLKSAALASGVRLLAVTLPFASICACLKGYFHARRRVTIPAAADAVEFLMHGAALAFGVIFLLPVGHCSLFMLIVVSMLLGQLAAFCYLGVLYLHSRRACSNACTMCLRGFAWAALPLLLNSYLTSLLSTANDALIPFTLRQFGNSTEEAFAQFGVFEALLLPALFFPAVVLGCLSSILVPELSRNRGAGSGEDAQALIGSVLRRTLRFAGFVMLLFLLYGSQIGTLIGGDAFAGRMLRILAPVIPFIYLEIVLEGILRGMGKQNFSSVNYLAEYMIRISVLLICVPIFGFYGILASYYASNVIGNLVRLWMVRRLAGGIPWGSLLLRPGIALFAAWQCGMLLCRLLRLFALPLWAEPAVFLVLGGGVYLFALRVLDSMEQQKKTRNTSLHSVSGSFTVQTAPSALPRDIPARY from the coding sequence ATGAGCAAGGGATCAGTGGGCAGGGATACCTGCTTTCTAAGCGTGATGCAGTTGTTGCTACAGGCGCTGGGTCTGATGCTGAATGTGTTTCTGACCCGCCGGATCGGCCCCTCCCAGGTGGGGGTGGTTACACTCATCAGTACTTTTTTCGGACTGTGTGCCGTGCTTGCCAGTGGAAACGGCTTTGTCAGCACCAGCCGGTTCGTTTCAGAGGAGATCGGCAGAAGCAGCGGCAATCCGGAGCGTGTGCTGCGGTATGCGGGAATTTGCAGCCTGCTACTGAGCCTGCTCGTGGGGGGCAGCGTGTTTGTGCTGGCACCCTGGCTTGCGGAACGGTTTCTGAAGTCTGCCGCCCTGGCAAGCGGTGTACGGCTTTTGGCAGTGACTTTGCCCTTTGCGTCCATCTGTGCATGTCTCAAGGGATATTTTCACGCACGGCGCCGGGTGACCATTCCTGCGGCGGCGGATGCGGTTGAATTTCTCATGCATGGAGCCGCTTTGGCATTTGGAGTCATCTTCCTGCTGCCCGTTGGACATTGCAGTTTGTTCATGCTCATTGTGGTCAGCATGCTGCTGGGACAGCTGGCGGCATTTTGCTATCTGGGGGTGCTGTATCTGCACAGCCGCCGAGCATGCAGCAATGCCTGCACCATGTGTCTGCGGGGGTTTGCCTGGGCAGCATTGCCCCTGCTGTTAAACAGCTATCTGACCTCCCTGCTCAGTACTGCCAATGATGCCTTGATCCCATTTACCCTGCGGCAGTTCGGAAATTCTACGGAAGAAGCCTTTGCCCAGTTCGGGGTATTTGAGGCACTGCTGCTGCCTGCTCTGTTTTTTCCAGCAGTGGTATTAGGATGCTTGTCCAGCATCCTGGTGCCGGAGCTTTCCCGGAACCGGGGTGCCGGCAGCGGTGAGGATGCCCAGGCGCTGATTGGCAGTGTGCTGCGGCGGACACTGCGGTTTGCCGGGTTTGTGATGCTGCTGTTTTTGCTGTATGGCAGTCAGATCGGCACCCTGATCGGAGGAGACGCCTTTGCAGGACGGATGCTGCGGATCCTGGCACCGGTGATTCCCTTTATCTATCTGGAGATCGTGCTGGAGGGGATCCTGCGTGGCATGGGAAAGCAGAATTTTTCCTCCGTCAACTATCTTGCCGAGTATATGATCCGGATCTCCGTGCTGCTGATTTGTGTACCCATCTTTGGCTTTTACGGGATTCTTGCGTCCTATTATGCCAGCAACGTAATCGGCAATCTGGTGCGGCTCTGGATGGTTCGGCGGCTTGCCGGCGGCATTCCCTGGGGTTCACTTCTGCTGCGGCCCGGAATTGCACTGTTTGCTGCCTGGCAGTGCGGCATGCTGCTGTGTCGGCTGCTGAGATTGTTTGCCCTGCCCCTGTGGGCGGAGCCGGCGGTGTTTCTGGTGCTGGGGGGCGGTGTGTATCTGTTTGCTCTCCGGGTGCTGGATTCCATGGAGCAGCAGAAAAAAACACGGAATACATCTCTGCATTCCGTGTCTGGTTCCTTTACTGTGCAGACGGCTCCGTCTGCTTTGCCTCGTGATATTCCTGCTCGGTATTGA
- a CDS encoding ECF transporter S component, producing MRGHVQRWLLMLGAAGMLLCVVWLQNTLAASVLMVLLTCGVMLLRIEHRAWQAGELVVLAVLVAMTVAGRLAFAWTQSIKPVAALVILTGLYLGRESGFLCGALGALLSNCYFGQGMWTPFQMLSWGLIGYGAGILARYAWFHRLPVLLLYGALSGIFFSLVMDIWTVLSAQGEITLARYGAAILTAAPVTAVYAVSNAAFLLVLTKPIGRRLTRICTKYGLFTQT from the coding sequence ATGAGGGGGCATGTGCAGCGGTGGCTGTTGATGCTGGGGGCGGCTGGCATGCTGCTGTGTGTAGTATGGCTGCAAAATACCCTTGCAGCTTCTGTGCTGATGGTACTGTTGACCTGCGGAGTGATGCTGCTGCGGATTGAGCATCGAGCCTGGCAGGCAGGGGAACTGGTGGTGCTGGCGGTGCTGGTGGCAATGACTGTGGCAGGCAGATTGGCTTTCGCCTGGACCCAGTCCATCAAGCCGGTGGCAGCCCTTGTGATCCTGACCGGCTTGTATCTGGGGCGGGAATCCGGCTTTCTCTGCGGTGCTTTGGGAGCACTGCTGTCCAATTGCTATTTCGGTCAGGGCATGTGGACTCCTTTTCAGATGCTTAGCTGGGGGCTGATCGGCTACGGCGCCGGAATCCTTGCCCGTTATGCCTGGTTTCATAGGCTGCCGGTGCTGTTGCTCTATGGCGCATTGTCCGGCATCTTCTTCTCTCTGGTGATGGATATCTGGACGGTACTCAGTGCCCAAGGGGAGATCACCCTTGCCCGGTATGGTGCGGCGATCTTGACCGCTGCGCCGGTGACTGCGGTGTATGCGGTGAGCAATGCAGCATTCCTGCTGGTGTTGACCAAGCCCATCGGCAGGCGGCTCACCCGGATCTGTACCAAGTACGGACTGTTCACACAAACCTGA
- a CDS encoding ABC transporter ATP-binding protein, with product MDQMALVETTALSFTYAGAAVPALKDVTLAVPRGKILLLCGGSGSGKSTLLRLLKAECAPHGSREGEIRFDPAIFQAGKPEPGAVGLIGQDPEGQIVTDRVWQELVFGLESLGMPQSEMAVRVAETVSYFGLESLYRRRTDTLSGGQKQLVSLASVFALAPQLLLLDEPTAQLDPVAASDFFATLQRLNREQGTTILLSEHRLEEALPMADLVGVLHGGRLCCLAPPQQALERLRGTEAYAVLRSGMPAAVQVFDHRVQPCPLTIPQGRAVLEQMPTKPVPIPEQTVPEGAACYQLRDVWLRYEKRQEDVLRGVDLTLPEGTCTAILGGNGSGKSTLLQVLCGMLSPDRGSVKVWGKKLRPGSIQAAYLPQKPALLFCEDTLDADYTAYSRCLGLNEQQREQRLAELEPVLALRELLKQHPYDLSGGQQQRAALGKLLLAKPKILLLDEPTKGMDAAARQSLGQQLRALTGQGVTIVLATHDLDFAALYTELCGMLFDGQLSPLTPSRQFFRQNRIYTTPAHRMAASCLPEAVTCGDVLAALEVQA from the coding sequence ATGGATCAGATGGCACTTGTGGAAACCACAGCACTCAGCTTTACTTATGCCGGAGCGGCAGTCCCGGCGCTGAAGGATGTGACATTGGCTGTTCCCCGGGGCAAGATCCTGCTGCTTTGCGGCGGTTCCGGTTCCGGGAAAAGCACCCTGCTGCGGTTGCTGAAAGCAGAATGTGCCCCCCATGGCAGTCGGGAAGGGGAGATCCGGTTTGACCCGGCAATTTTCCAGGCAGGCAAGCCGGAGCCGGGGGCAGTGGGACTTATCGGACAGGATCCGGAGGGGCAGATCGTCACGGATCGGGTCTGGCAGGAGCTTGTCTTCGGGCTGGAATCCTTGGGTATGCCCCAATCCGAGATGGCAGTACGAGTCGCAGAAACCGTCAGTTACTTTGGACTGGAGTCCTTGTATCGGCGGCGGACGGATACGCTGTCCGGAGGGCAGAAGCAACTGGTAAGCCTGGCATCCGTGTTTGCCCTTGCCCCTCAACTGTTGCTGCTGGATGAGCCTACCGCCCAGTTGGATCCGGTGGCGGCATCCGACTTTTTTGCCACCCTGCAGCGGCTGAACCGGGAGCAGGGGACGACCATCCTTTTGTCAGAGCACCGATTGGAGGAGGCGTTGCCCATGGCGGATCTGGTGGGAGTGCTGCATGGGGGCAGACTTTGCTGCCTGGCACCGCCTCAGCAGGCGTTGGAGCGGCTTCGGGGAACGGAGGCTTATGCAGTGCTTCGTTCCGGCATGCCGGCAGCGGTTCAGGTATTTGACCATCGGGTGCAGCCCTGTCCTCTGACCATCCCCCAGGGTCGTGCTGTTCTGGAGCAAATGCCGACAAAGCCGGTGCCGATCCCGGAGCAGACTGTGCCGGAGGGAGCGGCGTGCTACCAACTCCGGGATGTGTGGCTTCGGTACGAAAAGCGGCAGGAGGATGTGCTGCGGGGGGTGGATCTGACCCTGCCGGAGGGTACCTGTACGGCGATTCTTGGTGGGAACGGCAGCGGAAAGTCCACCCTGCTGCAGGTGCTGTGCGGGATGCTCTCGCCGGATCGGGGCTCGGTGAAGGTGTGGGGGAAGAAGCTGCGCCCGGGCAGCATACAGGCGGCGTATCTGCCCCAGAAGCCTGCATTGCTGTTTTGTGAGGATACCCTGGATGCGGACTATACCGCCTATAGCAGATGTCTGGGGTTGAATGAGCAGCAAAGAGAGCAGCGGCTTGCGGAGCTGGAGCCTGTGCTGGCATTGCGGGAACTGCTGAAGCAGCATCCCTACGATCTTAGCGGCGGTCAGCAACAGCGTGCTGCTCTGGGAAAGCTGTTGCTGGCGAAGCCGAAAATTTTACTGTTGGATGAACCCACAAAGGGCATGGATGCAGCCGCACGGCAGTCCTTGGGTCAGCAGCTGCGTGCTCTGACCGGACAGGGCGTTACCATTGTGCTTGCCACCCATGACCTGGATTTTGCCGCTTTGTATACGGAGCTTTGCGGCATGCTCTTTGACGGACAGCTTTCGCCCTTGACCCCCAGCCGGCAATTTTTCCGGCAGAACCGGATCTACACCACGCCGGCGCACCGGATGGCAGCGTCCTGCCTGCCGGAGGCTGTCACCTGCGGAGACGTGCTTGCCGCCCTGGAGGTGCAGGCATGA
- a CDS encoding Mini-ribonuclease 3, which produces MQTLTEKQVNAYSPLALAFLGDSVYECMMRSRILGSANMPNAKLHNLTIRRVCAEYQSAAVDVILPMLTEQEQTVLRRGRNATGNTVPKHADVQTYRRATALECLFGYLHLLGRQDRLEELFAPIWNMELPTEE; this is translated from the coding sequence ATGCAGACACTAACGGAAAAGCAGGTCAATGCATACAGCCCCCTGGCGCTGGCGTTCCTGGGGGACAGCGTGTACGAGTGCATGATGCGCAGCCGGATCCTGGGCAGTGCAAATATGCCCAACGCCAAGCTGCATAACCTGACGATACGACGGGTATGCGCAGAGTATCAGTCCGCTGCGGTGGATGTGATCCTGCCCATGCTGACGGAACAGGAGCAGACCGTGCTGCGCCGGGGGAGGAATGCCACCGGAAACACAGTGCCAAAGCATGCGGACGTACAGACTTATCGGCGTGCCACTGCATTGGAGTGTCTGTTCGGTTATCTGCATCTTTTGGGGCGGCAGGACAGGCTGGAGGAGCTGTTTGCTCCCATCTGGAATATGGAATTACCAACGGAGGAGTGA
- a CDS encoding Mrp/NBP35 family ATP-binding protein: MSECTHDCSSCSQNCGERKPESMLEKPHELSKIGKVIGVVSGKGGVGKSLVTSLLAVSLQRNEHKTAVFDADITGPSIPKMFGIRDKARGDDMGLYPAKSKLGTEIMSVNLLLENESDPVIWRGPVIAGVVKQFWTDVIWNEVDYMMVDMPPGTGDVPLTVFQTIPINGIIIVTTPQELVSMIVEKAVKMAKLMNVPILGIVENMSYAECPDCGKKIQVFGDSHIEEIAKEYGLPVLARIPMNPKLAAACDKGMIELFEGDWLQDAVSAIEAV; this comes from the coding sequence ATGAGTGAATGCACACATGACTGCAGCAGCTGCAGCCAGAACTGCGGTGAAAGAAAGCCGGAGAGCATGCTGGAAAAGCCCCATGAACTGAGCAAGATCGGCAAGGTCATCGGAGTAGTCAGCGGCAAGGGCGGCGTGGGCAAGTCCCTGGTGACCTCCCTGCTGGCAGTGTCTCTGCAGCGCAACGAGCACAAGACTGCCGTGTTTGATGCGGATATTACCGGACCTTCCATTCCGAAGATGTTCGGAATCCGGGATAAGGCACGGGGGGACGATATGGGTCTGTATCCGGCAAAGAGCAAGTTGGGTACGGAGATCATGTCCGTGAATCTGCTGCTGGAAAATGAAAGCGACCCGGTGATCTGGCGGGGCCCCGTCATTGCCGGCGTGGTCAAGCAGTTCTGGACGGATGTGATTTGGAACGAAGTGGACTATATGATGGTGGATATGCCTCCCGGAACCGGCGATGTGCCCCTGACTGTGTTCCAGACCATCCCCATCAACGGCATCATCATCGTCACCACCCCACAGGAACTGGTATCCATGATCGTGGAGAAGGCGGTGAAGATGGCGAAGCTGATGAATGTGCCGATCCTGGGCATTGTGGAAAATATGAGCTATGCGGAATGTCCGGATTGCGGAAAGAAGATCCAGGTATTCGGCGACAGCCATATTGAGGAGATCGCTAAGGAATATGGCTTGCCGGTTCTGGCACGGATCCCTATGAACCCGAAGCTGGCAGCAGCCTGCGATAAGGGTATGATCGAACTGTTTGAGGGGGACTGGCTGCAGGATGCAGTCAGCGCCATTGAGGCAGTCTGA
- a CDS encoding DUF4430 domain-containing protein: MKHTHKQILAACAAAACMAFAAMPVFAEETAPQGYVTVAVEKFTTGEGYILEPVEVPFYEGETGTALTERALGAEQINEGEGVGAYIASIADPDGGKGTVPEVIRNAVEAAGGTLAEERLTPGWLASYDYASTAGWMYMVNNEVPSFGIGDYTPQDGDVLRWTFSIYAYGADLGIDTSYMSEWGGAAAITPAADRDALTKLLATAKDAQGEGVRAAYDAAVAVISDVTAEQAKLDEAAAALQAAMEAEPVVTTVTTTTEAAAETTGTTVTTTATGTSTPAPKTGDHTGGLVLTGCGVLALAALCAKKRHA; encoded by the coding sequence ATGAAACACACACACAAGCAGATCCTTGCGGCTTGTGCCGCGGCAGCCTGCATGGCATTTGCAGCTATGCCGGTATTCGCAGAAGAAACGGCGCCCCAGGGTTATGTGACCGTTGCAGTGGAGAAATTTACCACTGGCGAGGGCTACATTCTGGAGCCGGTAGAAGTGCCCTTTTATGAAGGAGAAACCGGTACAGCCCTGACGGAGCGTGCCCTTGGGGCTGAGCAGATCAACGAAGGGGAAGGCGTAGGCGCCTACATCGCTTCCATTGCTGATCCGGATGGGGGCAAGGGAACCGTTCCGGAGGTGATCCGCAATGCAGTGGAAGCCGCAGGCGGTACATTGGCGGAGGAGCGCCTCACACCGGGCTGGCTTGCGTCCTATGACTATGCAAGCACTGCCGGCTGGATGTACATGGTCAACAATGAGGTGCCTTCCTTCGGCATCGGGGATTACACGCCCCAGGACGGGGACGTATTGCGCTGGACCTTCAGCATTTACGCATACGGAGCGGATCTTGGTATTGACACCTCTTACATGTCCGAATGGGGCGGTGCAGCAGCCATCACACCGGCGGCAGACCGGGATGCACTGACCAAGCTGTTGGCAACAGCAAAGGATGCCCAGGGCGAAGGAGTTCGGGCTGCTTACGATGCGGCAGTTGCAGTTATCAGCGATGTGACCGCAGAACAGGCAAAGCTGGATGAGGCGGCAGCAGCACTGCAGGCGGCTATGGAGGCAGAACCGGTCGTTACCACTGTGACCACCACAACAGAGGCTGCAGCGGAGACCACCGGCACGACCGTGACTACGACAGCAACGGGTACAAGCACCCCGGCACCCAAGACCGGAGATCATACCGGTGGACTGGTGCTTACCGGATGCGGCGTGCTGGCACTGGCTGCACTGTGTGCAAAGAAGCGGCATGCGTAA
- a CDS encoding energy-coupling factor transporter transmembrane component T, whose amino-acid sequence MRRDHPLVLLCYFGTVLVLSMLTMHPLWIGTAFVSGCVVSGALSGWHALVKRLPGLVLFALGVALLNPLISHNGVTPLLFFRGNPITLEALCYGAVLGGLLSSLLLWGGIYSHLVDGEKILWLLGAVLPQAALLFSVAMRYLPALQRRYQQLHRLHTCMGLYRQDTFVHRLNGSFQLLSVLLGSALEDAVQTAYTMRARGYGSGKRTRMSLYRMRKREWTQLGCILLLTVCIGILLHRGAMQAQFYPRMEFQLGARELATAAGFGLLLLLPGLEEGGAWIRWHLWKPQHSALLMPERQSRR is encoded by the coding sequence ATGAGACGGGATCATCCCCTGGTGCTGCTGTGCTACTTTGGCACAGTGCTGGTATTGAGTATGCTGACCATGCACCCCCTCTGGATCGGCACAGCGTTCGTTTCCGGCTGTGTGGTCAGCGGCGCCCTATCCGGCTGGCATGCGCTTGTAAAGCGGCTGCCGGGACTGGTGCTCTTTGCCCTGGGAGTGGCGCTGCTGAACCCTCTGATTTCTCACAATGGGGTCACGCCTCTGCTGTTTTTCCGGGGTAATCCCATTACTCTGGAGGCACTTTGCTACGGGGCGGTTCTGGGCGGACTGCTCAGCAGTCTGCTGTTGTGGGGGGGTATTTATAGTCACCTGGTGGACGGGGAAAAGATCCTGTGGCTGCTGGGCGCAGTGCTCCCCCAGGCTGCATTGCTGTTTTCGGTGGCAATGCGGTATCTGCCTGCCTTGCAGCGCCGGTACCAGCAGTTGCACCGTCTGCACACATGTATGGGGCTTTACCGGCAGGACACCTTTGTGCATCGTTTGAACGGCAGCTTTCAGCTCTTATCCGTTCTTCTGGGCAGTGCACTGGAGGATGCGGTGCAGACTGCCTATACCATGCGTGCCAGAGGATACGGCAGCGGAAAGCGTACCCGGATGAGTCTGTACCGGATGCGGAAACGGGAATGGACGCAACTGGGTTGCATCCTGCTGCTGACGGTGTGCATCGGAATTTTGCTGCACCGGGGCGCTATGCAGGCGCAGTTTTACCCCCGTATGGAATTTCAACTTGGAGCACGGGAACTGGCAACTGCCGCAGGGTTCGGCTTGCTGCTGCTTTTGCCCGGATTGGAGGAAGGAGGCGCATGGATCAGATGGCACTTGTGGAAACCACAGCACTCAGCTTTACTTATGCCGGAGCGGCAGTCCCGGCGCTGA
- a CDS encoding YebC/PmpR family DNA-binding transcriptional regulator: MSGHSKWNNIKRKKEATDAAKGKIFTKIGREIMVCVKESGPDPNSNSKLRDLIAKAKANNVPNDNIDRVIKKAAGGDDKNSYESMVYEGYGPNGVAVIVECLTDNKNRTAGDVRHYFDKFGGNLGTSGCVSFMFSQKGVVILENTGLDEDTVMEDCMDCGGDDFSFDEDTVEITCAPSDLHALREGLTAKGYKVLSAEVEQIPSTYTTLTDEDQIKKMNLLLENLEDHDDVQNVYHNWEMPEE, translated from the coding sequence ATGTCGGGACATTCAAAGTGGAATAATATCAAGCGGAAGAAGGAAGCAACCGACGCTGCCAAGGGCAAGATCTTCACCAAAATCGGTCGTGAAATCATGGTTTGCGTCAAGGAAAGCGGCCCGGATCCCAACAGCAACAGCAAGCTGCGGGATCTGATCGCCAAGGCAAAGGCAAACAATGTGCCCAACGATAACATTGACCGTGTCATCAAGAAGGCTGCCGGCGGAGACGACAAGAACAGCTATGAGTCCATGGTGTACGAGGGCTATGGTCCCAACGGCGTGGCAGTGATCGTAGAGTGTCTGACGGACAACAAGAACCGGACAGCAGGCGACGTGCGGCATTACTTTGACAAGTTCGGCGGCAATCTGGGTACCAGCGGCTGCGTCAGCTTCATGTTCTCCCAGAAGGGCGTGGTGATTCTGGAAAATACCGGTCTGGATGAGGATACCGTCATGGAGGACTGCATGGACTGTGGCGGAGATGATTTTTCCTTCGATGAGGATACGGTAGAGATCACCTGCGCACCCTCCGACCTGCATGCGCTGCGGGAGGGACTGACTGCAAAGGGCTATAAGGTGCTGTCCGCTGAGGTTGAACAGATTCCCTCCACCTATACCACTCTGACAGACGAGGATCAGATCAAGAAAATGAATCTGCTGCTGGAAAATCTGGAGGATCATGATGATGTACAGAACGTATATCATAACTGGGAGATGCCGGAGGAGTAA